One genomic region from Parerythrobacter aestuarii encodes:
- the hemF gene encoding oxygen-dependent coproporphyrinogen oxidase, translating into MTDWTTQTATARQWFEALRDSICAEFEAIEREAGSDAAFQYTPWDREEEGNPDPGGGVQGLMKGKVFEKVGVNVSTVKGNFSKEFAGQVNGASAENPGFTATGISLVAHMANPHVPAVHMNTRFLTTQAAWFGGGADLNPPIPYAEDTDEFHARFRAACSAHNPTYYERFKKWADDYFYIPHRGVHRGVGGIFYDHLECTDDAAFERNFAFTQDVGKAFLDIFPKLVRRRMESPFTPEEKQTQLEWRGRYAEFNLVYDRGTLFGLKTGGNIDAILMSLPPEAVWS; encoded by the coding sequence ATGACTGACTGGACAACCCAAACCGCCACCGCGAGACAATGGTTCGAAGCCTTGCGGGATTCGATCTGTGCCGAGTTCGAAGCAATCGAGCGCGAGGCGGGCTCGGATGCTGCATTCCAGTACACTCCATGGGATCGCGAGGAAGAGGGCAATCCCGATCCCGGCGGCGGCGTTCAGGGCCTCATGAAAGGCAAGGTTTTCGAGAAGGTCGGGGTCAATGTCTCGACCGTGAAAGGCAATTTCAGCAAGGAATTCGCCGGACAGGTCAATGGTGCCAGCGCAGAGAATCCGGGTTTCACCGCAACCGGCATCAGCCTCGTCGCGCATATGGCCAACCCGCATGTGCCGGCGGTGCACATGAACACCCGGTTCCTCACCACGCAGGCGGCCTGGTTCGGCGGCGGGGCAGACCTCAACCCGCCGATCCCCTATGCCGAGGACACCGACGAATTCCATGCCCGCTTCCGCGCCGCATGCTCGGCGCATAACCCGACCTATTACGAGCGGTTCAAGAAATGGGCCGACGACTATTTCTATATTCCCCACAGGGGCGTGCATCGCGGCGTGGGCGGGATTTTCTACGATCACCTGGAATGCACGGACGACGCCGCGTTCGAGCGCAATTTTGCCTTCACGCAGGATGTCGGCAAGGCATTTCTCGACATCTTCCCGAAGCTCGTCCGCCGCCGGATGGAAAGCCCGTTTACACCCGAAGAGAAGCAGACCCAGCTCGAATGGCGCGGACGCTATGCCGAATTCAACCTGGTTTACGACCGCGGCACGCTGTTCGGCCTCAAGACCGGCGGCAATATCGATGCCATCCTGATGAGCCTGCCGCCTGAGGCGGTGTGGAGCTGA
- the pdeM gene encoding ligase-associated DNA damage response endonuclease PdeM, with translation MVPLSFASEELLLTTGNALYWPAERALLVADLHLEKASFYARHGQMLPPYDSRETLERVADAVKATGARRVITLGDNFHDREGSSRLEPYAAGMLEALTRSLDWVWITGNHDGEAMHRSFGGTVAEELEIGGIVLRHEARRGETRPELSGHYHPKLRVRVRQRHVSRPCAVRASGTTSDRMILPAFGTLTGGMDAGDPAILGALQPSAAIDALVPVKGRLSTFPLWREGATHGI, from the coding sequence ATGGTTCCCCTTTCGTTCGCATCCGAAGAATTGCTCCTGACAACCGGCAACGCCCTCTATTGGCCGGCAGAAAGAGCGCTTTTGGTGGCGGACCTGCACCTGGAGAAGGCCAGCTTCTATGCTCGCCACGGGCAGATGCTGCCACCCTACGACAGTCGCGAAACGCTGGAGCGGGTGGCCGACGCCGTGAAGGCGACAGGGGCCCGGCGTGTCATTACCCTGGGCGACAATTTCCATGATCGCGAAGGTTCCTCGCGGCTGGAGCCCTATGCTGCCGGGATGCTGGAAGCCTTGACCCGGTCGCTCGACTGGGTCTGGATCACCGGCAATCACGATGGCGAGGCCATGCACCGCAGCTTCGGCGGCACTGTTGCTGAAGAACTGGAGATTGGCGGCATTGTATTGCGGCATGAGGCCCGGCGCGGCGAGACGCGCCCGGAACTATCCGGCCACTACCATCCCAAGCTCCGCGTCCGTGTGCGCCAGCGTCATGTCAGCCGACCTTGCGCAGTGCGAGCGAGCGGGACGACTTCCGACCGCATGATCCTGCCAGCCTTCGGCACCCTTACCGGCGGCATGGATGCAGGCGACCCGGCAATCCTGGGGGCACTGCAGCCCTCTGCAGCGATTGATGCGCTGGTCCCGGTCAAGGGCAGGCTCTCGACATTCCCGCTTTGGCGCGAAGGTGCCACACACGGCATTTAA
- the infC gene encoding translation initiation factor IF-3 encodes MQPPVKSGPRYDNFIQSPKVRVIDDEGENLGVMYTNEAIEQAQEKGLNLVEVSPNADPPVCKFLDVGKHRYEAQKKANLARKTQKTQDIKEVKMRPNIDTHDYDVKMRNVNKFLEHGDKVKVTLRFRGREMTHQQLGMNLLNRVRDDVEEIAKVESFPRLEGRQMLMVLAPK; translated from the coding sequence ATGCAGCCGCCGGTCAAGAGCGGTCCGCGATACGACAATTTCATCCAGTCGCCCAAGGTTCGCGTCATCGACGACGAAGGGGAGAACCTTGGAGTCATGTACACCAACGAAGCGATCGAGCAGGCCCAGGAGAAGGGCCTGAACCTGGTCGAGGTCTCACCCAACGCAGACCCGCCGGTGTGCAAGTTCCTCGATGTCGGCAAGCACCGCTACGAAGCGCAGAAAAAGGCCAACCTGGCGCGCAAGACGCAGAAGACCCAGGACATCAAGGAAGTGAAGATGCGCCCCAACATCGACACGCATGATTATGACGTGAAGATGCGGAACGTGAACAAGTTCCTGGAGCATGGCGACAAGGTAAAAGTGACGCTGCGCTTCCGGGGCCGCGAGATGACGCACCAGCAACTGGGCATGAATTTGCTCAATCGCGTGCGTGACGATGTGGAAGAGATCGCCAAGGTAGAGAGTTTTCCCCGCCTTGAAGGTCGCCAGATGCTGATGGTGCTGGCTCCAAAATAA
- a CDS encoding DUF547 domain-containing protein, which produces MLFAPAPAKQDISIDYGYWDAALKEIVFKMGRSERKGAPSVSAGIATRFVYGHESRLRLEGNRVLFSFLEDEQLEALTAYRQDLEAVAAQVDLTSLPRNEQLAFWLNLHNVAVIEQISRNYPVKRPAMLRLGEERVPLDEAKIVSIAGVMLSPRDIRIKIVYPNWQDPKVIYGFFRGEIGGPSIMREAFTGENVSDLLDEAADEFVNSLRGTEKRGKIMHVSRLYEEAIPFYFPDRQASLRAHLIAYSDEDVRGLIERTHTIEPSLWEEDISDLAGAEFDPQYYPNPVPTNGLAPNIARLVGERNAKLERMIRRGKLIGKVTVIDMEKERKKEVE; this is translated from the coding sequence GTGCTCTTCGCTCCGGCACCGGCGAAGCAGGATATCAGCATCGATTACGGATACTGGGATGCCGCGCTCAAGGAAATCGTCTTCAAGATGGGCCGATCGGAGCGCAAGGGAGCGCCGAGCGTATCTGCCGGGATAGCCACCCGTTTCGTCTATGGGCATGAGTCCCGGCTTCGGCTGGAAGGCAACCGGGTGCTGTTTTCTTTCCTGGAGGACGAACAACTGGAAGCGCTGACCGCCTACCGGCAGGACCTGGAGGCCGTCGCAGCGCAAGTCGACCTCACTTCCCTACCGAGGAATGAGCAATTGGCGTTCTGGCTGAACTTGCACAATGTCGCGGTGATCGAACAGATTTCGCGCAATTATCCCGTCAAGCGACCGGCCATGCTGCGGCTCGGGGAGGAACGCGTCCCGCTGGACGAAGCCAAGATCGTTTCCATCGCCGGGGTGATGCTCAGCCCCCGGGATATTCGCATAAAGATCGTCTATCCCAACTGGCAGGATCCGAAGGTCATCTACGGCTTCTTCCGCGGAGAAATCGGCGGGCCTTCGATCATGCGGGAGGCCTTTACCGGCGAGAATGTCTCCGACCTGCTCGACGAGGCAGCCGATGAGTTCGTCAACTCCCTGCGGGGGACGGAGAAACGTGGAAAGATCATGCATGTCTCACGGCTCTACGAAGAGGCTATCCCGTTCTATTTCCCCGACCGCCAGGCCAGCCTGCGGGCCCATCTCATCGCCTACAGCGACGAGGATGTGCGTGGGCTGATCGAGCGAACCCATACGATCGAGCCGAGCTTGTGGGAAGAAGACATCTCCGACCTCGCCGGGGCAGAATTCGATCCGCAATATTATCCCAACCCAGTTCCCACCAATGGCCTGGCCCCCAATATTGCCCGGCTGGTTGGCGAACGGAATGCCAAGCTCGAGCGGATGATCCGCCGGGGCAAGCTGATTGGCAAGGTCACCGTGATCGATATGGAAAAGGAACGGAAGAAAGAGGTCGAATAG
- a CDS encoding DUF547 domain-containing protein: protein MPRKILLAALSAGAALSLIATVPASAQSAASASDASFAQFTPKADMTQTSLDYTVWDEALRYVVFRMGRSSRQAAPSVEVGLSGRIKRGHHSRYRLEGNRVIFSFLEQDIKDSLLAYKQDLESVASQVDIASLPRNEQLAYWINLHNAAVIAELAQQYPVRSPSLGKFGPDNVSLDEAKVITVNGVAMSPRDIRTKIVYPNWQDPKVIYGFFRGEIGGPSIPGEAFTAANVSRLLADNAREFVNSLRGVEKIGSTMHVSKIYEEARPFYFGNWEADLRAHIDKYARLDVADVLEKTTRSEASLYETDISDLAGGQREPSYSNIQTLGEDGMTSAQSTRVPSSVARLILEHRRKINELIRRKELTPRVIVIDMNSSTGEGYEVE, encoded by the coding sequence ATGCCCCGTAAGATCTTGCTTGCCGCCCTTTCTGCAGGCGCAGCCCTGTCGCTCATTGCAACCGTACCGGCTTCTGCGCAGAGCGCGGCTTCTGCCAGCGATGCCTCTTTCGCGCAGTTCACGCCCAAGGCGGATATGACGCAGACCTCGCTCGATTACACGGTATGGGACGAAGCCCTGCGTTATGTCGTGTTTCGCATGGGTCGATCCTCGCGCCAGGCCGCTCCATCCGTCGAAGTCGGGCTGTCCGGGAGGATCAAACGCGGACATCATTCGCGCTATCGCCTCGAAGGAAACCGGGTGATTTTTTCCTTCCTTGAACAGGACATCAAGGACTCGTTGCTGGCGTACAAGCAGGATCTGGAAAGCGTTGCCAGCCAGGTCGACATAGCCTCGCTGCCGCGCAACGAGCAGCTGGCCTACTGGATCAACCTGCACAACGCTGCGGTCATTGCCGAGCTGGCGCAGCAATATCCGGTCCGCTCGCCCTCGCTGGGCAAGTTCGGGCCCGACAATGTGTCGCTCGACGAAGCCAAGGTCATTACCGTCAATGGCGTGGCGATGAGCCCGCGCGATATTCGCACAAAGATCGTCTATCCCAACTGGCAGGATCCGAAGGTCATCTACGGCTTCTTCCGCGGGGAAATCGGCGGGCCTTCGATCCCGGGAGAAGCCTTCACCGCCGCCAATGTCTCGCGCCTGCTGGCGGACAATGCGCGCGAGTTCGTCAACAGCTTGCGGGGCGTCGAGAAGATCGGTTCGACCATGCATGTCTCCAAGATCTACGAAGAGGCACGGCCGTTCTACTTCGGCAATTGGGAGGCCGACCTGCGCGCCCATATCGACAAATATGCCCGCCTGGATGTGGCAGATGTGCTGGAGAAGACGACCCGCAGCGAAGCCTCGCTGTACGAGACCGATATCTCGGACCTTGCCGGCGGGCAGCGGGAGCCGAGCTACAGCAATATCCAGACCCTCGGCGAAGATGGCATGACCTCGGCCCAGAGCACGCGCGTGCCAAGCTCGGTTGCGCGGCTGATCCTTGAACATCGCCGCAAGATCAACGAACTGATCCGGCGCAAGGAGCTGACACCGCGGGTTATCGTGATCGACATGAACAGTTCGACCGGCGAAGGCTACGAAGTCGAGTAA
- a CDS encoding SLC13 family permease — MTAQRIGLIIGALGLLAGFLAPVPGSMTREALIVAGLVVLMASWWMTEAIPLTATALMPFIVLPLGGVMGAKATASAYYAPILFLLLGGAFLALAIERTGLHRRLSLAILKTIGSGGDQSRLLLAFMVSAAVLSMLISNTSTSLIMMPMALAVLHGGGVPLASSSEAVGHKEGLAGALPMGIAFAASIGGLGTIVGSPTNGIAVALLDEMTGLRISFAEWMAYGLPVVIVGVPLAAFLISRVQRVSAHPFDVKAARATIDDHSPWSSAEKRLLPIIAITFLLWMSQRWVAPYLPEDSWTDGTIAILASLALFLLPDGTGRPMLKWQEADRAPWGVIMMFGGGLALAAGMQASGLAEWLGQALLPLDALPLVVVAIAIVAMVVLITEFASNVATASGIIPVVASLVVALGVDPILLAMPAALAASWGFMLPAGTGPNAIAWSTGHIRIERMVKAGILLDLIGIFLIVALVWAVAAILA; from the coding sequence GTGACTGCACAACGGATCGGTCTGATTATCGGCGCACTCGGCCTGCTGGCCGGATTCCTTGCGCCTGTGCCGGGCAGCATGACGCGCGAGGCGCTGATCGTCGCTGGGCTGGTCGTGCTGATGGCGAGCTGGTGGATGACCGAAGCGATCCCGCTCACGGCCACTGCGTTGATGCCGTTCATCGTCTTGCCGCTGGGCGGTGTGATGGGTGCCAAGGCGACCGCGAGCGCCTATTACGCGCCTATCCTGTTCCTCTTGCTGGGCGGTGCATTCCTGGCGCTAGCCATCGAGCGGACCGGGCTGCATCGGCGGCTCAGCCTTGCCATCCTCAAGACGATCGGCAGCGGCGGTGACCAGTCGCGACTGTTGCTCGCCTTCATGGTTAGCGCGGCAGTTCTTTCCATGTTGATTTCCAACACCTCGACGTCGCTGATCATGATGCCGATGGCGCTGGCAGTCCTGCATGGCGGGGGTGTGCCCTTGGCCTCAAGCAGCGAAGCGGTAGGCCACAAGGAAGGCCTGGCTGGCGCACTGCCCATGGGCATCGCCTTTGCCGCCAGCATCGGTGGGCTCGGCACCATTGTCGGCTCACCGACAAACGGCATCGCGGTTGCCTTGCTCGATGAAATGACGGGACTGCGCATCAGCTTTGCCGAATGGATGGCCTATGGCTTGCCGGTTGTAATCGTTGGCGTGCCATTGGCCGCGTTCCTGATCTCGCGGGTGCAGCGCGTTTCCGCCCACCCTTTCGACGTAAAGGCGGCGCGTGCCACAATCGACGACCACTCTCCATGGTCCAGTGCTGAAAAGCGCCTGTTGCCGATCATCGCCATCACTTTCTTGCTGTGGATGAGTCAGCGCTGGGTTGCGCCCTACCTGCCGGAGGACAGCTGGACCGACGGCACTATCGCCATCCTCGCGTCGCTGGCGCTGTTCCTGCTGCCTGACGGAACCGGGCGGCCCATGCTGAAATGGCAGGAAGCCGATCGTGCACCATGGGGTGTCATTATGATGTTTGGCGGCGGGCTGGCGCTGGCAGCAGGCATGCAAGCCTCCGGCCTTGCCGAATGGCTCGGGCAAGCGTTGTTGCCGCTCGATGCACTCCCGCTGGTGGTGGTCGCAATCGCCATTGTCGCCATGGTCGTGCTGATCACCGAATTCGCCAGCAATGTCGCTACGGCGAGCGGGATCATCCCGGTGGTAGCGAGCCTGGTGGTGGCACTGGGGGTCGATCCGATCCTGCTCGCCATGCCCGCCGCGCTCGCTGCCAGCTGGGGCTTCATGCTTCCTGCCGGGACCGGGCCCAACGCGATCGCATGGTCCACCGGTCACATCCGCATCGAGCGGATGGTCAAGGCCGGAATCCTGCTCGACCTCATCGGCATATTCCTGATCGTTGCACTGGTTTGGGCAGTGGCCGCAATCCTGGCATAG
- a CDS encoding cystathionine gamma-synthase family protein, with protein MTDAVDAVDQPTPRRNPKPKVTTINGREMKPSTLMMGHGYDPALSEGSLKSPIFLTSTFAFPSAADGKRHFEGITGIRPGGAEGLVYSRFNAPNQEILEDRLAIWDGAEEALSFSSGMTAIAILMLAACKAGDVIVHSGPLYAASEGFVAKIMAKYGVTYVDFPAGATPAELDAVMAKAKAQAEAQGGEVPLIYLESPANPTNALVDVEAVKVARDAHFDADRCPIAIDNTFLGPLWSRPLEHGADLVVYSLTKYVGGHSDLVAGSVSGKKRFIDAIRALRNTMGGIADPNTAWMLCRSLETVELRMQRAGENAEKVCAFLKSHPKVAGLGYLGMIEDARQQDIYDRHCLGAGSTFSLFIKGGEAECFRFLDALKVAKLAVSLGGTETLASHPASMTHLSVPQARKDALGITDSLVRISIGIEDPDDLIADFEQALAAV; from the coding sequence ATGACCGATGCCGTCGACGCTGTCGATCAGCCCACCCCGCGCCGCAATCCCAAGCCCAAGGTGACCACCATCAACGGTCGCGAGATGAAGCCCAGCACGCTGATGATGGGCCATGGCTATGACCCGGCGCTGTCCGAAGGCTCGCTCAAGAGCCCGATTTTCCTCACTAGTACTTTCGCGTTCCCGAGCGCCGCCGACGGCAAGCGTCACTTCGAAGGCATCACCGGAATCCGCCCGGGCGGTGCCGAGGGCCTGGTCTATTCGCGCTTCAACGCACCCAACCAGGAAATCCTCGAAGACCGTCTCGCCATCTGGGACGGAGCCGAAGAGGCGCTGAGCTTCTCCAGCGGGATGACCGCGATCGCCATCCTGATGCTGGCCGCGTGCAAGGCGGGCGACGTGATCGTTCATTCCGGCCCGCTCTACGCTGCTTCCGAAGGCTTTGTCGCCAAGATCATGGCCAAATATGGCGTGACCTATGTCGACTTCCCCGCCGGAGCAACGCCGGCGGAACTCGACGCGGTGATGGCAAAGGCCAAGGCGCAGGCGGAAGCGCAGGGTGGCGAAGTGCCGCTGATCTACCTCGAAAGCCCCGCCAACCCGACCAACGCGCTGGTCGATGTCGAAGCGGTCAAGGTAGCGCGCGACGCGCATTTCGACGCCGACCGCTGCCCTATCGCCATCGACAACACCTTCCTCGGCCCGCTGTGGTCGCGCCCCCTCGAGCACGGCGCGGACCTGGTGGTCTATTCGCTGACCAAATATGTCGGCGGCCATTCGGACCTCGTCGCCGGCAGCGTCTCCGGCAAGAAGCGCTTCATCGATGCCATCCGCGCACTGCGCAACACCATGGGCGGGATCGCCGATCCCAATACCGCGTGGATGCTGTGTCGCAGCCTCGAGACCGTCGAACTGCGGATGCAGCGCGCGGGCGAGAATGCGGAGAAGGTCTGCGCTTTCCTCAAAAGCCACCCGAAGGTCGCCGGCCTCGGCTATCTCGGCATGATCGAGGATGCGCGGCAACAGGACATCTATGACCGGCACTGCCTGGGGGCAGGCTCCACATTCTCGCTGTTCATCAAGGGCGGCGAGGCCGAATGCTTCCGCTTCCTCGATGCGCTCAAAGTCGCCAAACTCGCAGTCAGCCTCGGCGGGACCGAGACGCTTGCCAGCCATCCGGCCAGCATGACGCACCTCTCCGTGCCACAGGCGCGCAAGGATGCGCTGGGCATCACCGACAGCCTGGTGCGCATCAGCATCGGCATCGAGGATCCGGATGATCTCATCGCCGACTTCGAACAGGCTCTGGCCGCAGTCTGA
- a CDS encoding SDR family NAD(P)-dependent oxidoreductase — translation MANPEQKPIILVIGAGAGIGGHVARRFADGGYHAVLARRSDEEGLQRLVTQIEEAGGSASGTLLNASEDGSIEDLVERVERDIGPIDTALYNLGAQIGNRTLNDTPHRTFELGWRLGCYGVFRLAHALFPAMVERGKGTLLVTSATAAVRGNAGQHSHAAAMGGRRMLCQTLNAEYAPQGVHVAHVVVDGSVDAPDTLGKLLGDRFEAYKASKGEDGVIDPAALAETYWHLAQQPRNCWTHELDLRPFTDTPWWNDNPDPKINTAGQRPPAEQED, via the coding sequence ATGGCAAATCCTGAACAGAAGCCCATTATCCTCGTCATCGGCGCCGGTGCCGGCATCGGCGGCCATGTTGCTAGACGCTTTGCCGACGGCGGCTACCACGCGGTGCTGGCCCGGCGTTCCGACGAAGAGGGCCTGCAACGTCTTGTGACGCAAATCGAGGAAGCGGGCGGCAGCGCCAGCGGCACGCTGCTCAACGCTAGCGAAGACGGCTCGATCGAAGATCTTGTTGAGCGGGTAGAGCGCGACATCGGCCCAATCGACACTGCGCTCTACAATCTTGGCGCGCAGATCGGGAATCGCACGCTGAACGATACACCGCACCGCACCTTCGAGCTCGGCTGGCGACTGGGATGCTACGGTGTGTTTCGCCTCGCTCATGCGCTGTTCCCGGCGATGGTCGAACGCGGAAAGGGCACGCTGCTTGTCACTTCCGCGACGGCCGCTGTGCGCGGCAATGCCGGGCAGCACAGCCATGCCGCCGCGATGGGTGGCCGGCGGATGCTGTGCCAGACGCTCAACGCCGAATACGCCCCGCAAGGCGTGCATGTCGCGCATGTCGTGGTCGATGGTTCAGTCGATGCGCCCGACACGCTGGGCAAGCTGCTCGGCGACAGGTTCGAAGCCTATAAGGCGAGCAAGGGCGAGGACGGCGTGATCGATCCCGCTGCGCTGGCGGAAACCTACTGGCACCTGGCCCAGCAGCCGAGGAACTGCTGGACACACGAGCTCGACCTGCGGCCTTTCACCGACACCCCGTGGTGGAACGACAATCCCGATCCGAAGATCAATACCGCAGGGCAGCGCCCGCCGGCAGAGCAGGAAGACTAG